The genomic stretch GGATGGAGAAAACAGAAAAATACACCTATTTCGCTGTGGCAGATTGTACCGGACACGGTGTTCCCGGAGCGCTGGTGAGTGTGGTGTGTGCCAATGCACTGGATCGCACCGTAAAAGAATTTGGAATTGAAGACACCGGAAAAATTCTCGATCATACCCGCTCTTTAATTTTAAAAACATTTTCGAAAAGCGAAGATGAAGTGAAAGACGGAATGGATATTTCATTGGTAAGAATCGATAATAATAATCAACTCCAATGGTCGGGCGCAAACAATCCATTGTATATTATCAGAAACGGAAGTGAAAGCATTGAAGAAATGCAGGCCGATAAATTTCCTGTTGGAGCAGGGTATGCCGATCAACAATTTCAATCGAAAACAATTTCAATTACCAAAGGCGATCAGATTTATTTGTTTACGGATGGATTTGCCGATCAGTTTGGTGGTGAAAATGGAAAAAAATTAAAAAGTTCGGGACTCAAAAAATTATTGCTATCCATCCATCATCTTTCTTCAGAAGAACAAGTGCAGACGCTTTCCAAAACCTTCGAAAACTGGAAAGGAAATCTTGAACAGATTGATGATGTTTGTGTGGCAGGTATTCGGTTTTGATAGCATTTCTACACCTTTTACTCTCGGATTTCTACCGTTACATCGCTAATTGTCATGAATTAGTCACACAACACAACCAAACAAACTTTCTTAACGTCTTCTGATATATTTTTGTACAAACAACTATTTGCCATGAAGAAAACATTACTCTTTATTACAGCGTTGGGAGGATTTAGCCTCTTTTTAGCCTCATACGATAACGGAGCAGCGACGCACAGCAAAGACCGAACAGGGTCTCCGGTATCGAATTTAAACTGCGGACAATGTCACGGTGGTGGCGGATTTAGTCCTTCCATTTCTGCACAATTATTAGATGCCACAAATACACCTGTTACTTCCTATAACCCGGGAGCAACTTACACCTGGAAAATTACGATCACGGCAGGTGCGGGAAATCCGAATTTTGGTTTTCAAACTGTGGCATTATTATCCAACAATTCCAATGCAGGAACTTTATCTGCACAGAGTGCAAATACCAAAGTGGTTACTTTAGGCGGAAGAAAATATGGAGAGCATCCATCGCCTAGTACAACCGGAGTGTTCATGTTAAACTGGGTAGCTCCAGCTTCAGGTTCGGGAACCGTAAAATTTTATACCACCGGAAATTGCGGAAACAACAATAACAACGATACCGGCGATTCTCCTTCTAATTTAGGCGCAACTATTATTACCGAAAATACATTTGCGGGAATTGAAGATGTAGCGCAGGTAGCTTTTACCGTATTTCCGAATCCAGCATCCGAGAGCATCCGTATTCAATCTGAATTGAGCGGAAATTATATGCTTGAATTAATCGACGTAAGTGGTAAAATTGTTTACACAGAAAATATCGTTTTAAAGGGTGTCACCTCCGGTGATGTAAATGTTGCATCATTTGATAAAGGAATTTATCTGGTTCGTCTTACCTCTGCCAATCAGGAAATTCATCTGAATAAAGTGCTTATCAAGTAATCTCTTTTCATTGTGATTAAGTTTGTTTTTTTCGGCATGGCTGTAGTTATTCTTACTATGGCCTGCTCGAAAGAAAATGAGCAGACGCTCATTCAGGAAACCTTGTGCCAGTTGGATACCTTAAGTTTTTCAAAGCAAATCCGGCCCATTATCACCCAGCGCTGCCTACCCTGCCACGATAATCTCCGGGCTGAGGGCGGTTATATTCTCGATAATTATTCCGATATTTCAGCTGAAGCTCTAAATGGCGTATTACTAGGAGTAATCAGGCATGAAAACGGATATAGTCCCATGCCAAAGGATGCCCCTTCAATGCCTGCTTGCGAAATCAGTGCCATTGAAAAGTGGATCGCCCAGGGAGCTCCTAATAATTAAACGATGAAAAAAATTATTTTACTTCTGGTCCTTGCCGGAGTTGCCATCGGAGCATGGTACGCCTATTCGGAATGGAACCGTAAACCCGCCACCGCTGCAGATGCGGCCACCGATTTTAAAGTGACTGCTGTTGACCTGATGAATGAGTTCAACGCAGACGAAACGGCCGCTACCAAAAAATACCTCGAGAAAATGCTGGAGGTAAAAGGAATAGTTGCAGAGGTTAGTCCGAATGATAAAAACTACGACGTGCTGCTCGAAACGGATGATTTGATGGGAGGTGTTAATTGTCACCTGGTGCCCGAGCAATCAGAAAAGGCAAAATCACTTCACCCCGGTGATGAAATTACAGTGAAAGGCAAGTGCAATGGTAAACTGACCGACATCGAATTAAACGTCGGCATTATTCTTGATTAACCCAACCTAAAAACCAGTCATGAAAAAATTAATCTTCCTCTTGTTGCTCGCGCCGGTAATGGCCAATGCACAAACCAAAGTGTTTACCAAAAAGGGACAAATCTCTTTTTATTCCGAAACTTCCGTTGAAAAAATTGAAGCGCATAACAATCGCGTAACTGCTGTTCTGGAACAAGAAAGCGGCAAGCTTGAATTTTCCGTACTTATCACCGCTTTTGAATTTGAAAAAGCACTGATGCAGGAACACTTCAATGAAAATTATATGGAGTCGCCCAAATTCCCGAAAGCAACATTTAAAGGAGCCATCACCAACATTAAAGATATCGACTTTAAAAAAGATGGAGAATACGTTGCAAAAGTGGAAGGAGAAATGACCATTCACGGAGTGACAAAAAAAGTTGCCGAAAGCGGAAAAATTGTAATTAAAGGCGGAAAAATTTCTGCAAGTTCAACCGTAAACATTGCACTTAAAGATTATAACATCACCGTACCATCTGTGGTTGGAGCAAAGATTGCAGAAGTGATTAAAGTGGTGGTTAACATACCTTCTTTTGAACCATTGAAAAAATGAAATTAAAACAAAGCATTCTCCTGTTTACATTCGGACTATTCAGTCTGAATACCTTTTCGCAGGATTTATTAAGTGAATTAGGCGATGAAGAAGAAGTGGTAAGAACACGCGCCAGTTTTAAAAATTCGAAGGTGATTAATGCGCAATCGCTGGAAACCACTTACGGTGGTGTACTCGATTTCAGAATATCACACCGATTCGGACAAATTAACGGCGGACTGTATCAATTCTTCGGTTTGGATCAGGCCAGCATGCGTTTAAGTCTGGATTACGGACTTACCGACCGCCTGCAAATCGGAATAGGCAGAAGCACCTATGAAAAAACGGTAGATGGCCATATTAAATACCGGCTATTGTGGCAAACCGCCAATAGCAACAAAATGCCGATTTCATTAATTCTCTATTCGAGCATGTCGGTAAACGGAATGCGTTTCGATAACACATTTTACGAGCGCACCTTCGATACACGGATCAATTATGTGAATCACATTATTGTCGGAAGAAAATTCAACGAAAGGTTTTCTGCGGAATTATTACCAACCATCGTACACAGAAATTTTGTTTTAACCGCTGCAGAAAAAAATACCGTCTTCGCTATTGGAGGAGCAGGAAGAGCAAAACTCACCAACCGGCTTGCCTTAAATGCAGAATATTTTTATGTTCCCGAAGGACAACTCGCCGCGGGATATACCAACTCCCTTTCATTGGGATTTGATATTGAAACCGGGGGACACGTATTCCAATTACACATGACCAACACACCGATTATGGTAGACAAAGGTTACATCACTGAAACCACCGGTAAATGGGGCAAAGGAGATATCTGTTTTGGTTTTAATATCTCGCGTGTGTTCACGATTAAAAAACCAAAAATGCCGAAAGAAGAACAACAATAATTTTAAATTTATTGATCATAAAAAAGGACCTTAACAGGTCCTTTTTTTATGTGGCAGATTGTTTTCTAATAATCCTCGAAAATAGTTTTGGGAATAATCGTTTTAAAGTAACTGCTTTAATTTCTTTACCTCCCACTAATACTTCCTCTTTATTTTTAGAAACAGCATTTAAAATTTTAATAGCACAAACGTCCGCAGGCATACCTGTTTCCTGATTATGATCCATCACGCCATGGGCTGTGCCATCTTTACTGAGCGCATTAAGTGAAATTGGGGTATTAATTTTTCCGGGACAAACAATGGTAACACGAATGCCTTTTTTTTCTTCCTCTAAGCGCAAAGACTCATAAAAACCATGCAATGCATGCTTGGCTGCGGAATAAGCAGAACGAAGGAAAAAACCGAATTTACCGGCAATGGAACTCATGATTACAAAATGTCCGTAACCCTGTTGTTTCATAATCGGGAGTACAGCTTTGGTAAGTGCAATGTTTCCAAAATAATTAACCTCCATAATTTTTCGGTCCACCTCCATACTGGTTTCAGCAGCATTTCCTCGTTGAGAAACACCACCATTATTTACCAAAATATCGATTCGTCCAAATTCTAAAACGACCTTAGAAACCAATACCGGAAATTCTTCTTGTTTTTCAAGATCCAGAGGCAGAATCATGATTTTATTTTCAGGCGAACAGGCTTTTTTTACGCGTTCAAGTTCGGTTGCCCTGCGTGCAGAAAGAATTAATTGTGCTCCAGCTTTAGAAAATGCATAAGCCAATTCTTCTCCGATGCCGGAAGAAGCTCCGGTAATCCATACCACCTTATTTCTGAAATTTTGCATGATGCAATTTAAGAATTAAGCAGAACTTCCATAAATCCTATCTATTCTGTAGGATTCATATTTTGACTATATTTGACTGTATGCTATCCAAAAAAGCCAAATATTCCCTCAACGCTTTAACCTATCTGGCCCGTCACTACGGTGAAGGCCCTGTGTTAATTACTGATATTTCAACTGAAGAAAATATTCCCCGAAAATTTCTGGAAGCTATTCTGCTTGAACTTAAAAGAAACGGAATTCTGGGAAGTAAAATGGGAAAAGGCGGAGGGTATTACCTGATTAAATCCCCTGCACAAGTAAATCTCGCCGATGTAATCCGGATTTTCGATGGAGCCATTGGATTATTACCCTGCGTTACCCATCGCTATTATCAGCCCTGCGATGAATGTCACGATGAAGAAGCCTGCGGAATTCGAAGCGTATTAAAAGAAGTGCGGGATGTCACCGTAAATGCCCTTAAAGAACGAACCCTTGAACAGATTCTTATCGAGGAGAAAAAGGGGAAGAAAAAGAAAAAGAAAAGTCCATAAAAAAACCCCCACCTTACGGCAGGGGCCTTTTCCTATAACAAACAACAAAACAAAAAACGATTAACTCAACAATTGTTTTACAAGAGCAGAGATCAATTTACCATCTGCTTTACCTTGTAATTTAGCCATTGCAGGACCCATCACTTTTCCCATATCGGCAGCAGAACTTGCACCAACCTGGGCAATGACTTCCTGAATAACAGCTTTCACTTGTTCTTCACTCATTTGTTCAGGCAAATACGCTTTAATAATATTTGCCTGAAATAATTCAGGTTCTTCCAATTCGGGACGACCCTGCGCCTTGTAAATTTCTGCCG from Flavobacteriales bacterium encodes the following:
- a CDS encoding T9SS type A sorting domain-containing protein, translated to MKKTLLFITALGGFSLFLASYDNGAATHSKDRTGSPVSNLNCGQCHGGGGFSPSISAQLLDATNTPVTSYNPGATYTWKITITAGAGNPNFGFQTVALLSNNSNAGTLSAQSANTKVVTLGGRKYGEHPSPSTTGVFMLNWVAPASGSGTVKFYTTGNCGNNNNNDTGDSPSNLGATIITENTFAGIEDVAQVAFTVFPNPASESIRIQSELSGNYMLELIDVSGKIVYTENIVLKGVTSGDVNVASFDKGIYLVRLTSANQEIHLNKVLIK
- a CDS encoding OB-fold putative lipoprotein, encoding MKKIILLLVLAGVAIGAWYAYSEWNRKPATAADAATDFKVTAVDLMNEFNADETAATKKYLEKMLEVKGIVAEVSPNDKNYDVLLETDDLMGGVNCHLVPEQSEKAKSLHPGDEITVKGKCNGKLTDIELNVGIILD
- a CDS encoding YceI family protein yields the protein MKKLIFLLLLAPVMANAQTKVFTKKGQISFYSETSVEKIEAHNNRVTAVLEQESGKLEFSVLITAFEFEKALMQEHFNENYMESPKFPKATFKGAITNIKDIDFKKDGEYVAKVEGEMTIHGVTKKVAESGKIVIKGGKISASSTVNIALKDYNITVPSVVGAKIAEVIKVVVNIPSFEPLKK
- a CDS encoding SDR family oxidoreductase, giving the protein MQNFRNKVVWITGASSGIGEELAYAFSKAGAQLILSARRATELERVKKACSPENKIMILPLDLEKQEEFPVLVSKVVLEFGRIDILVNNGGVSQRGNAAETSMEVDRKIMEVNYFGNIALTKAVLPIMKQQGYGHFVIMSSIAGKFGFFLRSAYSAAKHALHGFYESLRLEEEKKGIRVTIVCPGKINTPISLNALSKDGTAHGVMDHNQETGMPADVCAIKILNAVSKNKEEVLVGGKEIKAVTLKRLFPKLFSRIIRKQSAT
- a CDS encoding Rrf2 family transcriptional regulator codes for the protein MLSKKAKYSLNALTYLARHYGEGPVLITDISTEENIPRKFLEAILLELKRNGILGSKMGKGGGYYLIKSPAQVNLADVIRIFDGAIGLLPCVTHRYYQPCDECHDEEACGIRSVLKEVRDVTVNALKERTLEQILIEEKKGKKKKKKSP
- a CDS encoding GatB/YqeY domain-containing protein; translated protein: MSLSDKINSDIKSAMLAKEKEKLEALRAIKAALLLEQTKGTGEVTEDAEVKILQKMYKQRMESAEIYKAQGRPELEEPELFQANIIKAYLPEQMSEEQVKAVIQEVIAQVGASSAADMGKVMGPAMAKLQGKADGKLISALVKQLLS